In a single window of the Danio aesculapii chromosome 20, fDanAes4.1, whole genome shotgun sequence genome:
- the LOC130213670 gene encoding trace amine-associated receptor 4-like, producing the protein MTSNETQTENILLCYPLLSNSCQKQHRLAVIQVGLYVFLLLMILTTVFGNLLIIISISHFKHLQSPTHLIVQSLAACDCLMGSLVMPYSMVRSVEGCWYLGDVVCKVHSSLDVTFCISSLLHLGLISVDRYWAIFDPLRYRLRVTNTTVTVFIVFIWLFSFVYSFSIVFSGITAVGLEVLILETYCVGTCVLFFNKEWSIYPILTFFITGAVMSSLYMKIFHVARKHAKVMSERVTGGLKNPNSARERKAAKTLAIVMGVFMFCWLPYCTFTALYPFFNFLSSAEVFDVLFWFAYFNSSCNPVIYGFFYPCFQKAFKILISTYIFGIRNANTSTFE; encoded by the coding sequence ATGACTTCAAatgagactcaaactgaaaaCATCCTTCTCTGCTATCCACTCCTGTCAAACTCCTGTCAGAAACAGCATCGTCTTGCTGTAATTCAAGTGGGATTGTATGTTTTCCTGTTGCTGATGATCCTCACCACAGTTTTCGGGAACCTGCTGATCatcatctccatctctcacttcaaACATCTGCAGTCTCCAACTCATCTGATCGTTCAGTCTCTTGCAGCCTGTGATTGTCTCATGGGCTCTTTGGTCATGCCGTACAGCATGGTGCGATCTGTTGAAGGCTGCTGGTATCTGGGAGATGTTGTGTGTAAAGTTCATTCGAGTTTGGATGTGACCTTCTGTATCTCATCTTTACTGCATCTCGGTTTAATATCTGTGGACAGGTACTGGGCCATTTTTGACCCTCTAAGATACAGATTAAGGGTCACAAACACCACTGTGACTGTATTTATTGTCTTCATATGGCTGTTTTCATTTGTCTACAGCTTTTCAATTGTGTTTTCAGGGATAACTGCAGTTGGGCTTGAGGTGCTTATATTGGAGACTTACTGTGTGGGAACTTGTGTTCTGTTTTTTAACAAAGAGTGGAGTATATATCCAATACTCACATTCTTTATTACTGGAGCAGTCATGAGCTCTCTATATATGAAAATCTTCCATGTTGCAAGAAAACATGCAAAGGTTATGTCAGAAAGAGTGACTGGAGGGTTGAAGAACCCAAACTCAGCTCGAGAGAGAAAAGCAGCTAAAACTCTGGCCATTGTCATGGGGGTCTTTATGTTCTGCTGGCTGCCATATTGTACCTTCACTGCTCTCTACCCTTTTTTCAACTTTTTGAGTTCTGCCGAagtttttgatgttttattttggtttgcgTATTTTAACTCCAGTTGTAATCCTGTGATCTACGGATTTTTCTATCCTTGTTTTCAGAAGGCCTTCAAGATTCTCATATCCACTTATATATTTGGAATCAGAAATGCAAACACATCAACATTTGAATGA
- the LOC130213667 gene encoding trace amine-associated receptor 4-like: MTTSNETQIENILLCYPLLSNSCQKLHRLAVVQVGLYVFLLLMILTTVFGNLLIIISISHFKHLQSPTHMIVRSLAACDCLLGSLVMPYSMVRSVEGCWYLGDVVCKVHSSLDMTFCISSLLHLCLISVDRYWAICDPLRYRLRVTNTTVTLFIVFIWLFSVVYSFYVVFSGVNTIGLETFIMQVYCVGSCVLFFNKQWGLICPILTFFLPGAIMSSLYMKIFYVARKHAKVMSERVTGGLKSQSSAQRERKAAKILAIVMGVFLFCWLPFFTVNALDPFFNFFTPADVFDAVIWFAYLNSTCNPLIYGFFYPCFQKAFKILLSMYICGVRNLDTSA; the protein is encoded by the coding sequence ATGACGACTTCaaatgagactcaaattgaaaaCATCCTTCTCTGCTATCCACTCCTGTCAAACTCCTGTCAGAAACTGCATCGTCTTGCTGTAGTTCAAGTGGGATTGTATGTTTTCCTGTTGCTGATGATCCTCACCACAGTTTTCGGGAACCTGCTGATCatcatctccatctctcacttcaaACATCTGCAGTCTCCAACTCATATGATCGTTCGCTCTCTTGCTGCTTGTGATTGTCTGCTGGGCTCTTTGGTCATGCCGTACAGCATGGTGCGATCTGTTGAAGGCTGCTGGTATCTGGGAGATGTTGTGTGTAAAGTTCATTCAAGTCTAGACATGACTTTCTGTATCTCATCTttactgcatctctgtttaatatcTGTGGACAGGTACTGGGCCATTTGTGACCCACTAAGATACAGATTAAGGGTCACAAACACCACTGTGACTCTATTTATTGTCTTCATATGGCTGTTTTCAGTTGTATACAGCTTCTATGTTGTTTTTTCAGGTGTAAACACAATTGGTTTGGAGACTTTTATCATGCAGGTTTACTGTGTGGGAAGTTGTGTTCTGTTTTTTAACAAGCAGTGGGGTCTTATATGTCCAATTCTCACATTTTTTCTTCCTGGGGCCATCATGAGCTCTCTGTATATGAAAATCTTCTATGTTGCACGAAAACATGCAAAGGTTATGTCAGAAAGAGTGACTGGAGGGTTGAAGAGCCAAAGCTCGGCTCAGAGGGAGAGAAAAGCAGCTAAAATTCTGGCCATTGTCATGGGGGTCTTCTTGTTCTGTTGGTTGCCATTTTTTACTGTTAATGCTCTCGAcccttttttcaatttttttacacCAGCTGATGTTTTTGATGCTGTGATCTGGTTTGCATATTTAAACTCCACCTGTAACCCTTTGATTTATGGATTTTTCTACCCTTGTTTTCAGAAGGCCTTCAAGATTCTCTTATCCATGTATATTTGTGGGGTCAGGAATTTAGACACATCTGCTTGA
- the LOC130213649 gene encoding trace amine-associated receptor 4-like yields the protein MSPVNHSHIQPHYSDVMTSNETQTENILLCYPLLSNSCQKLHRLAVVQVGLYVFLLLMILTTVFGNLLIIISISHFKHLQSPTHLIVQSLAACDCLMGSLVMPYSMVRSVEGCWYLGDVVCKVHSSLDMTFCISSLLHLGLISVDRYWAICDPLRYRIRVTNNTVTVFIIFIWLFSFVYSFSIVFSGIASVGLEMFLLQTYCVGSCVLLFNKEWGLCPILTFFLLGTVMSSLYMKIFHVARKHAKVMSERVTGGLKNPNSARERKAAKTLAIVMGVFLFCWLPYFSFTALYPFFNFLSSAEVFDVLFWFAYFNSSCNPVIYGFFYPCFQKAFKTLLSTCTFGVRNANPLTFE from the exons atgagccctgtcaatcattcaCACATCCAGCCACATTACT CAGACGTGATGACTTCAAatgagactcaaactgaaaaCATCCTTCTCTGCTATCCACTCCTATCAAACTCCTGTCAGAAACTGCATCGTCTTGCTGTAGTTCAAGTGGGATTGTATGTTTTCCTGTTGCTGATGATCCTCACCACAGTTTTCGGGAACCTGCTGATCatcatctccatctctcacttcaaACATCTGCAGTCTCCAACTCATCTGATCGTTCAGTCTCTTGCAGCCTGTGATTGTCTCATGGGCTCTTTGGTCATGCCGTACAGCATGGTGCGATCTGTTGAAGGCTGCTGGTATCTGGGAGATGTTGTGTGTAAAGTTCATTCAAGTTTAGACATGACTTTCTGTATCTCATCTTTACTGCATCTCGGTTTAATATCTGTGGACAGGTACTGGGCCATTTGTGACCCTCTTAGATACAGAATACGAGTCACAAACAACACTGTGACTGTATTTATCATCTTCATTTGGCTGTTTTCATTTGTCTACAGCTTTTCTATTGTGTTTTCAGGGATAGCTTCAGTTGGACTTGAGATGTTTTTATTGCAGACTTACTGTGTGGGAAGTTGTGTTCTTCTTTTTAACAAAGAGTGGGGTTTATGTCCAATTCTCACATTTTTTCTTCTTGGGACAGTAATGAGCTCTCTGTATATGAAAATTTTCCATGTTGCACGAAAACATGCAAAGGTTATGTCAGAAAGAGTGACTGGAGGTTTGAAGAACCCAAACTCAGCTCGAGAGAGAAAAGCAGCTAAAACTCTGGCCATTGTCATGGGTGTCTTCTTGTTCTGCTGGCTGCCGTATTTTTCTTTTACTGCTCTCTACCCTTTTTTCAACTTTTTGAGTTCTGCTGAagtttttgatgttttattttggtttgcgTATTTTAACTCCAGTTGTAATCCTGTGATCTACGGATTTTTCTATCCTTGTTTTCAGAAGGCCTTCAAGACTCTTTTATCGACTTGTACCTTTGGAGTCAGGAATGCAAACCCTTTGACATTTGAATGA
- the LOC130213671 gene encoding trace amine-associated receptor 4-like, whose amino-acid sequence MTSNETQTENILLCYPLLSNSCQKQHRLAVVQVGLYVFLLLMILTTVFGNLLIIISISHFKHLQSPTHLIVQSLAACDCLLGSLVMPYSMVRSVEGCWYLGDVVCKVHSSLDMTFCISSLLHLGLISVDRYWAICDPLRYRITVTNNTVIVFTVFIWLFSFVYSFYVVFSGITAVGLEMLILQTYCVGSCVVFFNKQWSLICPVLAFFLPGAIMSSLYMKIFYVARKHAKVMSERVTGGLKSKSSAQRERKAAKTLAIVMGVFLFCWMPFFTLTVLDPFFNFLSSAEVFDALFWFAYLNSTCNPLIYGFFYPCFQKAFKILISTYLWG is encoded by the coding sequence ATGACTTCAAatgagactcaaactgaaaaCATCCTTCTCTGCTATCCACTTCTGTCAAACTCCTGTCAGAAACAGCATCGTCTTGCTGTAGTTCAAGTGGGATTGTATGTTTTCCTGTTGCTGATGATCCTCACCACAGTTTTTGGGAACCTGCTGATCatcatctccatctctcacttcaaACATCTGCAGTCTCCAACTCATCTGATCGTTCAGTCTCTTGCAGCTTGTGATTGTCTGCTGGGCTCTTTGGTCATGCCGTACAGCATGGTGCGATCTGTTGAAGGCTGCTGGTATCTGGGAGATGTTGTGTGTAAAGTTCATTCGAGTTTGGACATGACTTTCTGTATCTCATCTTTACTGCATCTCGGTTTAATATCTGTGGACAGGTACTGGGCCATTTGTGACCCACTAAGATACAGAATAACAGTCAcaaacaacactgtaattgtATTTACTGTCTTTATATGGCTGTTTTCATTTGTCTACagtttttatgttgtattttcagGGATAACTGCAGTTGGGCTTGAGATGCTTATATTGCAGACTTACTGTGTGGgaagttgtgttgtgttttttaacAAACAATGGAGTCTTATATGTCCTGTTCTTGCATTTTTTCTTCCTGGGGCCATCATGAGCTCTCTGTATATGAAAATCTTCTATGTTGCACGAAAACATGCAAAGGTTATGTCAGAAAGAGTGACTGGAGGGTTGAAGAGCAAAAGCTCTGCtcaaagagagagaaaagcagCTAAAACTCTGGCCATTGTCATGGGTGTCTTCTTGTTCTGCTGGATGCCTTTTTTTACTCTCACTGTTCTCGACccttttttcaactttttaagtTCTGCTGAGGTTTTTGATGCTTTATTTTGGTTTGCATATTTGAACTCCACTTGTAACCCCTTGATTTATGGATTTTTCTACCCTTGTTTTCAGAAAGCCTTCAAGATTCTCATATCCACATATCTGTGGGGTTAG